One genomic region from Nocardia vinacea encodes:
- the urtC gene encoding urea ABC transporter permease subunit UrtC — protein sequence MTTLGQRWRAYPSITAWGGFVVAAVLLFAVAPAVLSDFRLNLLAKFLCFAIVAAGIGLAWGRGGMLTLGQGVFFGIGAYIMAMHLQMADATRLHNEVPEFMEIAGIRELPSFWRPFASAPVALIGILVLPALIAAALGYGVFKRRVKGTYFAILSQALAAALAILLTGQQKIGGFTGLSDFRAFFGFKLSDPVNRQMLFFIAAGTLLLVVAAVRQLMHSRYGELLVAVRDQEERVRFLGYDPANIKIVAYVVAAFFAGIAGALFTPIVGIISPADIGVVPSIAFIIGVAIGGRTTLLGPVLGAIGVAWAQTALSEEFPSSWTYLQGVLFIVVVGFIPAGLAGVWPMLKGLLDSKFRKPAAHSPVMVDEPLPEVVTEEKVESR from the coding sequence ATGACCACACTCGGACAACGTTGGCGCGCATACCCTTCCATAACCGCGTGGGGCGGCTTCGTCGTCGCGGCGGTCCTGCTGTTCGCGGTCGCGCCCGCCGTGCTCAGCGACTTCCGGCTCAACCTGCTCGCCAAATTCCTGTGCTTCGCGATTGTGGCGGCGGGCATCGGATTGGCTTGGGGCCGTGGCGGAATGCTCACGCTCGGACAGGGCGTGTTCTTCGGCATCGGCGCCTACATCATGGCGATGCACCTGCAGATGGCCGATGCGACCCGGCTGCACAATGAGGTGCCGGAGTTCATGGAAATTGCCGGTATTCGCGAATTGCCGTCGTTCTGGCGACCTTTCGCGTCCGCTCCGGTCGCCTTGATCGGCATTCTGGTGCTGCCCGCGCTGATTGCGGCGGCACTCGGTTACGGCGTATTCAAGCGCCGGGTCAAGGGGACGTATTTCGCGATCCTGAGTCAGGCCTTGGCCGCGGCGCTCGCGATTCTGCTGACCGGACAGCAGAAGATCGGCGGATTCACCGGACTGTCGGACTTCCGTGCCTTCTTCGGCTTCAAGCTCTCGGATCCAGTGAACCGGCAGATGCTGTTCTTCATCGCCGCGGGCACCCTGCTGCTGGTGGTCGCCGCGGTGCGCCAGCTCATGCACAGCCGCTACGGCGAATTGCTTGTCGCCGTGCGTGATCAGGAAGAACGCGTGCGCTTCCTCGGTTACGATCCGGCCAATATCAAGATCGTGGCCTATGTCGTCGCGGCATTCTTCGCGGGCATCGCGGGTGCGCTGTTCACCCCGATCGTCGGCATCATCTCGCCCGCCGATATCGGTGTCGTGCCGTCCATCGCATTCATTATCGGTGTGGCGATCGGCGGACGGACCACACTGCTCGGCCCGGTACTCGGCGCGATCGGCGTCGCCTGGGCACAGACGGCGCTCTCGGAGGAGTTCCCGTCCAGCTGGACCTATCTGCAGGGTGTGCTGTTCATTGTGGTCGTCGGGTTCATTCCGGCGGGCCTGGCCGGGGTGTGGCCGATGTTGAAGGGGTTGCTGGACAGTAAGTTTCGGAAGCCCGCTGCGCACAGTCCGGTAATGGTCGATGAACCGCTGCCCGAAGTCGTGACCGAGGAGAAGGTGGAATCCCGATGA
- the urtB gene encoding urea ABC transporter permease subunit UrtB, translated as MDVLIGQLFTGLSLGSILLLAALGLSLTFGQMGVINMAHGEFIMAGCYTTYVVQKVISSAGISLVVSLLIGFLVGGLLGAALEMGLIRWMYDRPLDTLLVTFGVGLVLQQAARDIFGAPAKNVLAPDWLSGGVTILGAVVPKTRIFILVLAVVAVTVLALVLKTTPLGRRIRAVVQNRGLAETSGVSSRVTDISTFFIGSGLAGVAGVALTLIGSTSPTIGQSYLIDAFLVVVIGGLGQIKGTVIAAFSLGLLNSYIEYSTTASIAKVIVFVIIVIFLQVRPQGLFTVRTRSLA; from the coding sequence ATGGACGTGTTGATCGGCCAGCTCTTCACCGGGCTGAGTCTGGGATCCATTCTTCTGCTCGCGGCGCTGGGCCTTTCGCTGACCTTCGGTCAGATGGGCGTGATCAACATGGCGCACGGCGAATTCATCATGGCCGGGTGCTACACGACTTATGTTGTGCAGAAGGTCATCTCGTCGGCCGGGATATCGCTGGTCGTTTCATTGCTCATCGGCTTCCTGGTCGGCGGCCTGCTCGGCGCGGCCCTGGAAATGGGTCTGATCCGGTGGATGTACGACCGGCCGCTGGATACCCTGCTCGTCACCTTCGGCGTCGGACTAGTGCTACAACAGGCCGCGCGTGACATCTTCGGCGCTCCCGCCAAGAACGTGCTCGCACCCGATTGGCTCAGCGGCGGTGTCACCATTCTCGGTGCGGTGGTGCCGAAGACCCGCATCTTTATTCTCGTGCTCGCAGTCGTCGCGGTGACTGTGCTGGCCCTTGTACTCAAGACCACCCCGCTCGGTCGGCGCATTCGCGCGGTCGTGCAGAATCGGGGTCTGGCCGAGACCAGCGGCGTCTCCAGCCGCGTCACCGACATCAGTACCTTCTTCATCGGTTCCGGCCTGGCCGGGGTCGCGGGCGTCGCATTGACCCTGATCGGGTCGACCAGCCCGACCATCGGGCAGAGCTATCTGATCGACGCCTTCCTGGTCGTCGTGATCGGCGGGCTCGGGCAGATCAAAGGCACCGTGATCGCGGCCTTCTCGCTGGGCCTGCTGAATTCGTATATCGAGTACTCCACGACGGCCTCGATCGCGAAGGTGATCGTCTTCGTCATCATCGTCATTTTCCTGCAGGTTCGTCCGCAGGGGCTATTCACCGTTCGGACGAGGAGCCTGGCATGA
- the urtA gene encoding urea ABC transporter substrate-binding protein: MPDSRDIRRSRSRRVSKALVVPTAVALAGLLLTGCGAKDDASSGGSNATSCVDTSKDSIKIGSLHSLSGTMAISEVTVANSTKLAVDQINAAGGVLGKKLDLVLEDGASDPKTFAEKAEKLISSDCVAAVFGGWTSSSRKAMKPKFESLNSLLYYPVQYEGLEDSKNIFYTGATTNQQILPALDYLKQKGIKSLYLVGSDYVFPQTANREIKAYAAANGIEIKGEDYTPLGSTDFSTIVNKVRNAKAGAVFNTLNGDSNVAFFREYTNAGLKAADMPVVSVSIAEEEVAGIGAQNIAGQLTAWNYYQTVDTPVNKKFVADYKAAFGADKPTSDPMEAAYASVYLWKNTVEKAKSFKVADIQAAADGVTFEAPEGLVTIDGSNHHITKTARIGEIRPDGLIYTVWDSGKPVTPDPYLTSYEWAKGLK, from the coding sequence ATGCCAGATTCCCGTGATATCCGTCGATCGCGTTCCCGCCGCGTCAGCAAGGCGCTGGTCGTGCCGACGGCCGTCGCACTCGCCGGTCTGTTGCTGACCGGCTGTGGCGCCAAGGATGACGCCTCCAGCGGCGGCTCCAATGCCACGTCCTGCGTCGATACCTCGAAGGACTCGATCAAGATCGGCTCACTGCACTCGCTTTCGGGCACCATGGCGATCTCCGAGGTCACCGTCGCCAACTCGACCAAGCTGGCCGTCGACCAGATCAATGCCGCGGGCGGCGTACTCGGCAAGAAGCTCGACCTGGTGCTGGAGGACGGCGCATCGGATCCGAAGACCTTCGCGGAGAAGGCCGAAAAGCTGATCAGCTCCGACTGTGTCGCCGCGGTATTCGGCGGCTGGACCTCGTCGAGCCGCAAGGCCATGAAGCCGAAGTTCGAGAGCCTGAACTCGCTGCTCTACTACCCGGTCCAGTACGAAGGCCTGGAGGACAGCAAGAACATCTTCTACACCGGCGCGACCACCAATCAGCAGATCCTGCCCGCGCTGGATTATCTGAAGCAGAAGGGCATCAAGTCCCTGTACCTGGTCGGTTCGGACTACGTCTTCCCGCAGACCGCCAATCGGGAAATCAAGGCCTACGCGGCGGCGAACGGCATCGAGATCAAGGGTGAGGACTACACCCCGCTCGGCTCCACCGACTTCTCCACCATCGTGAACAAGGTCCGAAATGCCAAGGCGGGCGCGGTATTCAACACCCTCAATGGCGACTCGAATGTGGCCTTCTTCCGCGAGTACACCAATGCGGGCCTGAAAGCCGCTGATATGCCGGTGGTTTCGGTATCCATCGCCGAGGAAGAGGTCGCCGGTATCGGCGCGCAGAATATCGCCGGACAACTGACCGCGTGGAATTACTACCAGACGGTCGACACTCCTGTGAACAAGAAGTTCGTCGCGGACTACAAGGCCGCATTCGGTGCCGACAAGCCGACTTCGGACCCGATGGAGGCCGCCTACGCCTCGGTCTACCTCTGGAAGAACACCGTGGAAAAGGCGAAGTCGTTCAAGGTGGCCGATATTCAGGCCGCGGCCGACGGTGTGACCTTCGAGGCCCCGGAGGGCCTGGTCACCATCGACGGCTCGAACCACCACATCACCAAGACCGCCCGCATCGGCGAAATCCGCCCGGACGGACTGATCTACACAGTGTGGGACTCGGGCAAGCCCGTGACGCCGGACCCGTACCTGACGTCCTACGAGTGGGCCAAGGGCCTCAAGTAG